ACCAGTTTTGCGTTTCCGTTGTCGATCAAAACTTCGGCTGGCCGTAACCGGGCATTGTAGTTTGAGCTCATTGTCATGCCGTAGGCACCGGCATTCAAAAATGCGAGCACGTCTCCGGGCCGCACTTCGGGTAGTTCGCGGTCGCTTGCAAAAGTGTCTGTTTCGCAAATGTAGCCCACTACATTATAGGTTTTCAGCGGCCCTTCCGGATTTGTAATGTTCAGGATATGGTGGTAAGAACCATACATCATCGGGCGGATCAGATGGTTGAGCCCCGAGTCTACGTGAACGAAATTCCGGGCAGGGTCTTCTTTCACAACCGTCGTTTTCACAAGCAGAAAGCCGGATTCGCTGACAAGAAATTTGCCCGGTTCAAACCATAGTTGCAGGGTTTTTCCATATTCCAGGCAGAACTTTTTGAATCGTTCGGAAATATTTTTCCCCAGTAATTCCATGTCGGTAACATGGTCCCCCGGTAAATAGGAAACTTTGAATCCGCCCCCCAAATCAATGATTTTGAGATCGGGAAAACGTTTGGCGGCTTCGAAAAGAATATCGGCAACTTTCAGAAAAGGCTCCGCGTCCTTGATGTCTGACCCGGTATGCTGATGTAAGCCTATAATTTTAATGTCATATTTTTTGACCACTTCCAATACTTCGTCAAGAAGCAAAACCGAGATACCAAATTTGGAGTCAGCGTGTGCGGTCATGATTTTTGCATTTCCTCCCGCAGCTACATTGGGTTTAATGCGGATCAGGCAAGGTTTCGTATTCCCGTAGGTCTGGCCAAACCATTCCAAAAGTGGTATGCTATCCACGTTCACGATCGCGCCGGCGTCCACGGCCGCCCTCACTTCCTCAAACGGAACACCGCTTGGGGTAAAAGTAATCTGGTTAGCAGCATAACCCGCGATCATACCCATTTCCAGCTCGCCGGGTGAAACCACGTCGAGCTCTACGCCAATTTCCCGCATTAACCGTAGAATCGAAAGATTGGTATTCGCTTTGCACGCGTATTTGATTTTCATATCTACCCCGGAGAAAGCATTTTTCAGCTCTTCCGCTTTGCGACGGATCGTTGCGCCGTCATATAAATACAGGGGACTTCCGTAGGCACTTAAGAGTTCTGTCGGGTCGATATTTTGAATGGAGAGCGTATGTTGTTCTGCGAGTTGCATGGACTATAACGGTGATGCTTTGTTTGATTGGCCAAAAATTAAATAACTATTTGCAGTAGCGGTCCAGGTAGGTTGCCATTTCCTGCTGAATTGCAAAGGCTTCCTGTCGGGCCTTTTGGGTAAAATTTGTGTCGTTACCCGCGTAAATGATACTTCTTGATGCATTTACCAGTAATCCACAGTTGCTGTTCATTCCAAATTTTGAAACTTCTTCCAGGTTTCCTCCCTGAGCGCCTACGCCGGGAACCAACAGAAAATGTTCGGGGATAATTGCTCTGATTTTCTCAAACTCGGATGCCTGCGTGGCGCCAACCACGTACATCATCCGGTCCGCACCAGCCCATTGCTGGGAAGTTTTGAGTACTTGCTCGTAAAGATCGATACCCTGGAATTGCAGTCGTTGGAAGTCTGAACTTCCTGAGTTAGAGGTTAATGCAAGTAATATTACCCATTTGTCTTTATGTTCTAAAAACGGAAGAACCGAGTCGCTGCCCATGTAAGGCGCCACGGTAACTGAATCGAAATTGAGTCCCGAAGAAGCCGGATCGAAAAATGTGCGGGCGTATAAACCGGAAGTGTTGCCAATATCACCGCGTTTGGCATCGGCAATAGTGAAATGGGAGTCAGGAATATAGTCGAGGGTTTTCTGCAGACTTTCCCAACCTTTCCCGCCCAATGCTTCATAAAAGGCAATATTTGGTTTATACGAAACACAATAGTCGGCGGTAGCATCGATGATCTGTTTGTTGAATTCAAAAACAGGGTCCGCTGCTTGTAACAGGTGGGAAGGGATTTTACGGATGTCAGTATCCAGCCCCACACAGAGATAGGTTTGCTTAGCTGATATCTGCTGGAATAGCTCTTTGTAAGTCATGATCTGGGAAATATTGCGCCGAAATTACAACCTCTAACAATAGATTCATAAATTTGCATGACAATAACATCGCATCCATAATTTACAGGAAGATCACATTCATGCATATTCGAGAAACATCCATATCAGGTCTAGTAGAAATTTTTCCGCGCGTTTTTGAAGATGATCGCGGGATGTTTTTTGAATCTTTTAACAAGCAGGTATTTGAGAATCTTGGGTTGCCGACCCATTTTGTGCAGGATAATCAGTCCTTCTCGAAAAAAGGTGTTGTCAGGGGATTGCACTTTCAAAATGCGCCTTTTGCTCAGGGAAAGCTTGTCAGGGTGATTTCTGGCGTTGTACTGGATGTCGCTGTTGATATCCGCCCGGATTCACCCACTTTCGGTCAGTATGAAATATTTGAACTTCGTGGCGACAGAAATAATTTCGCATACGTTCCCGAAGGATTTGCGCATGGTTTCGTAGCGATGGAGGACAGTATTTTCAGCTACAAATGTACTAATGTGTATAATAAGGAATCGGAGTCGGGCATTGTGTGGAATGATCCGGATCTGGGGATTGACTGGGGAATAGCAAATCCGCTCGTATCCGAAAAGGACCTTATTCTGCCCACATTCAAATCTCTTTTCTCGGACAGCAGGATAGGAGCCTGATCAATTACTTTTCGAATAGTTCTTCCAGCGCTTTTGAAGCAACTTTTTTTGCGGAACCGGGATTTTGACCGGTAATAAGCCGCTCATCCAGTTCGATGAATTCTACGAACGGAATCATGGTTTTGGTGAAGTGCGCGCCACGTTCTTTTAGCCTGTCTTCCAGATAAAAAGGTACTTCACTGACAAAGCTCATCAATGTCTCTTCCATATTCGAGTAGCCTGTCAGATACTTGTCCTGAATGAGATAAGAACCGTCTGAAAGTTTGACATTCAAGAGCGCGGAAACGCCGTGGCTTACCGCAGAAACCATCCCGCTTTTCTCATAAATCGCTTTCGTTATTTGAATGAGATCCTGATTGTCAGGAAAATCCCACATCGCACCGTGTCCACCGGCGAAGTAAATCAGGCGATAGTCTTCGGGATGTATTTGTGAAGGATTAGACGAATTTTCAAGTTTTTTCCGGAAAACAGGATCATCCCAATACCGGGCATTGCATTCATCTTTAAAATCAAGACTGCGCTCATCGACAGGGATATTTCCGCCTTTGGGGCTGACAAAGTCCATCAATATTCCCCGTTTGGTCATTACTTCATGAAAGTGCGTCAACTCACTTAACCATACTCCCGTTTTAGTTGTTTTAGCAGGATAGGTGTCGTGATTAGTGCAAACAATCAATACTTTCATAGCATGCAGCGAATGGTTACTGCACGTAAGATACTATAAAATCCGTTTAAAGTATTTGGCAATGCGGGGCTAATCCAGGAAATTAAATCAGGATAGCAGCTGATTTTTGTATGCAAAAGAAACTGCTGCCGCAGTACTTTTTGTTCCGGTTTTTTCAAGAACCCGGAGCCGGTGACCTTCCACGGTCCTGACACTGATGAAGAGCTTGTCGCCTATTTCCTGCGTAGAAAGCCCGTCACAGATAAGTTGTAGAACTTCCTTTTCTCTTGAAGACAATGCTACATTACACGCATTGGGGAAAAACGGGTGTTTGTTAACCTGGCGGTTTACCATTTTTCGGTGCATTGCCTTGGATACGAAGTCATTGTAGTAAAATCCTTCCTCATCTACCCGGCGGATTGCCTTTTCAACTTCGTCGGGGCTGGTATCTTTGAGCAAATAGCCCTGCACTCCTTTTTCAAGCATGTGAATAACAAACCTGTCCTCGTTATACATGGAAACTACGATCACTTTAATGTTTGGAAATCTCTCAAAAGCAGCCTCGGTAGCCTGAATACCATCCATAACCGGCATTTGCAAATCCATAAAAATGATGTCGGGCGTGTTGGCAGGAAGCCTGTCCAATAGCTCTTGTCCGTTAGCTGCTTCCAGAACGAATTCAAAATCGGGTATGCCGCTCAGCATGGATATGAATCCTTTTCTGAACAGCTCATGATCGTCGGCGATTCCTAATTTAAGTGTTCTCATAGTAATTCATGCATTCACTTTTTCTCTTCGGAAGGGATGCAATGGTTCGGGTTTATTCTCCGGCATCGGCATTACCGGAATGCGTGCACAAGCGCTGGAACCTTGCCCTTTGACCGGCTTTTCATACTGCACCGTTCCGTTCACGATGGCCAGTCGGCTTTCGATTCCCAGCAAACCCAGTCCAGCAAGGTTATTTTCCTTTATTTTTTCAGGATCGAAACCGATCCCATTATCGGTAACACGCAGGCTTATCATCTCGTTTTCTATTCCAAGAGAAATTTCGATGCTGGAACAATTTGCATGCTTGATTGCATTGTTTACCAATTCCTGCATAATGCGGTAAAGTGTGAGTTCGAGTTTTTGACCTTGTCGTGGAAATTCAGCAGTGTTGGAATGAAAGGAAATTACAAGATTGTTGTCTTCCTCTAACTTATCAATAAACTCTTCAAAGGCTTCCAGCAACCCGAACCTTTCCAGGGTCGTAGGGACGAGGTCTCTCGTAATCCTTCTTACATGCAGGATCGTCTCTTCTACCAGGGACTGGGACTTCTTCATGATCTGCTCCTGCTTTTCATTGTCGGAGGCATTTACGAGCTTGCTCAACTGGTTCAAGCTGAGCTTGGTAAGTGAAAGCATGGTGCCAATGTCGTCGTGAAGATCCTGAGCAATGCGCCGTCTTTCTGTTTCTTCTGAATTTAGCGCTGTGTCGAGAAGCAGGCGATTGTAATTCTTTTCAATGTCGTTAATTTTTTTTTCTTCTTCGAACTTTCGTTTTTGGTAATACATGACAAATGAGATCACAAAAAATGCCATCATCAGCATTGCTATCAATGCTATCAGTAATGCTAATTTCAGCTCTTCATTATTTTGCATATAGTTCGTCTGAAAACTGCGCTATCCCAATGCTAAAAAGAATAATACTTACGCATTCAAACATGTAAGGTACGTAAGTTAAAAAACCAATTTCCAGCCATTCTTCCCATTTGGAAGAATAATGAAAGACCGGGGCTATAAATAGAAAGCTCGAATAGTAAATCAACAAACCGGAGCATACCCAGAAAAACGGATACGTAAGCAAATTTGGGATTTTTAGTGCGCGTATGGTATTGTAAAAATATAGTAAAACCCAGAATAACATCAGGAGACTTTCAACGGTTGTGGAATACAAAACCATCTTATGATTATGCATATCCCCGAGTGACGGATTTGTATGCAGCGTGTCCCAGACGGAAAAAATAACAAAAAGGGGTATTGATACTAATACCCACTTTTTGAACTGTTTGGTTTCCAGTTTCTTGTAAAATATCAGGCTGGATAATACGTATCTGACGGGGACATTCAGGTTGTATAAAACTACTGTATTTCTTTTGTGTGAAGCCCAGTCGAACATAGCAAAGTCAATTATGAACTTAACAATCAGGTAAATGCCGAGTATTAGAAAAGTATTGTCCCGATAGGCTTTGCGCTGCCATATCAGGAATATGGGCAACAGAGTTAAAAAAACCGGAATACTTGCAAGAGGTTGCCTCTTAAAATAAGAGAAATAAATCTCTAGCATTGAATAGTGATTAAAAAATCAACAGTGACGAGGGCAGACCGGTCCGCCAACCATAGCCTCTTTTTCTGCGGCCATATCCTTCATACCTCCTAACCGGGCAGTTTTGGTAAGATCATTACCATAGGCGTCAACGGGAACAATTACCAGTCTTGGCGTAGGTTTCTTTTCAACCCGTCGGCCCGCGGTCACTTTTTCGTTCTCTGAATTATCCTCTTCGTCCTTAACGCCATAATATACGCGAAAACCGACACAACTTTCCTCGTAAAGATTGATCAGGTCTTTGAACGTATGGAGTCCAAAAAATTCGGCCTTTACAAAATTGTCACCTCTTCCAAGAATTTCGCGCTCCCGGCCCAGGTGCGGTTTGATAATATCCAGTGCTTGTTCTGCGGAAATAAGTTGTCCTTCTTTACCGGTAAACTTTTTAGCATCCATATAAATGAGAGTTTTTTAAACGAGTATTTAACATGTGTAAATGTAACCACCACATATATGAAGACCAATAAAATCCGGTTGTTTTGATTTAACGGTTACTTTAATAAAATGTTGAAAATCAACGTTTTTACGCCTGCTGTAAACAAAAATCACGTAATATTACTTATTGGGCCACGGATAATTACGAACCTTCGGCGCAATATTTACCTGGCATTGCAATCGGGGATTTTCACTCTAAAATTTCGAACAATGACAATATACATTTGTCAGGCGTTAGGGAAGTTTCTGTAAAAAACTTTCCATCAGGATTAAAGGGTTAGGTTAACACATGAAAGCCGCGAAGGTCTCCTTCGCGGCTTTTTTACGTTATTTGAAATCAAATTTGAGATACAACACATGAAACCGATCATAACAATCGAATACTGCCCCAAATGCGGCTGGCTTTTGAGGGCTGCGTGGATGGCGCAGGAAGTGCTAACCACATTTACCGTCGATCTGCGGGCTGTACAACTGATTCCTTCCGAAGTCCCGGGAAGGTATACGATCAAGCTCGACGACCATCTTATCTGGGACAGAAAACGGGAAGGACATTTCCCCGAACCAAAGGAGTTGAAACAAAAAATAAGAGATATTATCGCGCCTGATCGAGGATTAGGGCATAATGATCGATGAAGGCGTGTTGAAACAGGACAAATTGTCGTATTGGGGAGTGCTTGCCTGAAAATTTGACCGGTTCGTTATCAGTGTTAAGAAACAGGTTGCTGCTATGAATTTATTTAATAAATTGAAATTCAAATAGTTACATAATTTTATAGGTGCAATGATTTCTATTTTTTGCCAGGATAATAATCTTTGGCACGTAGTTTTTCGTTAATGGTTTAAAACTTGTGAACCTAAAACGCGATAGCTATGGAAAGCAAACCTAAAATACCACAGGAAATGTTGATGAACATAGATTTTATCAACACGATCAATGGTGGAATGAGCGAGCCGGCCATCAAGCTTGATAAGGGATCCGATGGGTTTGAAGTAGTTGTGAAAATTCCAGGCATCGAAGTTGAAGACCTTCAATTAGAGGTTGTAAAAGGTAAGAGAAACACGAATAATTTAAAGCTTTTTCACTTATTACCTATATTTTCACAGGATAACCTTCCCGAAGAAGAGCAATGGAAGACTGTTCGTTTCATCAATACCTTTGTCATTCCGGATGGAGTAGACATTGAGCATATCTCAGCGAAATATGATGATTCGCTTCGTCACCTTGTCCTGTTTTTACCTTATGG
This Dyadobacter sp. UC 10 DNA region includes the following protein-coding sequences:
- the lysA gene encoding diaminopimelate decarboxylase is translated as MQLAEQHTLSIQNIDPTELLSAYGSPLYLYDGATIRRKAEELKNAFSGVDMKIKYACKANTNLSILRLMREIGVELDVVSPGELEMGMIAGYAANQITFTPSGVPFEEVRAAVDAGAIVNVDSIPLLEWFGQTYGNTKPCLIRIKPNVAAGGNAKIMTAHADSKFGISVLLLDEVLEVVKKYDIKIIGLHQHTGSDIKDAEPFLKVADILFEAAKRFPDLKIIDLGGGFKVSYLPGDHVTDMELLGKNISERFKKFCLEYGKTLQLWFEPGKFLVSESGFLLVKTTVVKEDPARNFVHVDSGLNHLIRPMMYGSYHHILNITNPEGPLKTYNVVGYICETDTFASDRELPEVRPGDVLAFLNAGAYGMTMSSNYNARLRPAEVLIDNGNAKLVRRRETLEDLLKTQTDI
- the pyrF gene encoding orotidine-5'-phosphate decarboxylase, producing the protein MTYKELFQQISAKQTYLCVGLDTDIRKIPSHLLQAADPVFEFNKQIIDATADYCVSYKPNIAFYEALGGKGWESLQKTLDYIPDSHFTIADAKRGDIGNTSGLYARTFFDPASSGLNFDSVTVAPYMGSDSVLPFLEHKDKWVILLALTSNSGSSDFQRLQFQGIDLYEQVLKTSQQWAGADRMMYVVGATQASEFEKIRAIIPEHFLLVPGVGAQGGNLEEVSKFGMNSNCGLLVNASRSIIYAGNDTNFTQKARQEAFAIQQEMATYLDRYCK
- the rfbC gene encoding dTDP-4-dehydrorhamnose 3,5-epimerase yields the protein MHIRETSISGLVEIFPRVFEDDRGMFFESFNKQVFENLGLPTHFVQDNQSFSKKGVVRGLHFQNAPFAQGKLVRVISGVVLDVAVDIRPDSPTFGQYEIFELRGDRNNFAYVPEGFAHGFVAMEDSIFSYKCTNVYNKESESGIVWNDPDLGIDWGIANPLVSEKDLILPTFKSLFSDSRIGA
- a CDS encoding type 1 glutamine amidotransferase domain-containing protein, which produces MKVLIVCTNHDTYPAKTTKTGVWLSELTHFHEVMTKRGILMDFVSPKGGNIPVDERSLDFKDECNARYWDDPVFRKKLENSSNPSQIHPEDYRLIYFAGGHGAMWDFPDNQDLIQITKAIYEKSGMVSAVSHGVSALLNVKLSDGSYLIQDKYLTGYSNMEETLMSFVSEVPFYLEDRLKERGAHFTKTMIPFVEFIELDERLITGQNPGSAKKVASKALEELFEK
- a CDS encoding response regulator transcription factor, which produces MRTLKLGIADDHELFRKGFISMLSGIPDFEFVLEAANGQELLDRLPANTPDIIFMDLQMPVMDGIQATEAAFERFPNIKVIVVSMYNEDRFVIHMLEKGVQGYLLKDTSPDEVEKAIRRVDEEGFYYNDFVSKAMHRKMVNRQVNKHPFFPNACNVALSSREKEVLQLICDGLSTQEIGDKLFISVRTVEGHRLRVLEKTGTKSTAAAVSFAYKNQLLS
- a CDS encoding sensor histidine kinase produces the protein MQNNEELKLALLIALIAMLMMAFFVISFVMYYQKRKFEEEKKINDIEKNYNRLLLDTALNSEETERRRIAQDLHDDIGTMLSLTKLSLNQLSKLVNASDNEKQEQIMKKSQSLVEETILHVRRITRDLVPTTLERFGLLEAFEEFIDKLEEDNNLVISFHSNTAEFPRQGQKLELTLYRIMQELVNNAIKHANCSSIEISLGIENEMISLRVTDNGIGFDPEKIKENNLAGLGLLGIESRLAIVNGTVQYEKPVKGQGSSACARIPVMPMPENKPEPLHPFRREKVNA
- a CDS encoding SelT/SelW/SelH family protein, with the translated sequence MKPIITIEYCPKCGWLLRAAWMAQEVLTTFTVDLRAVQLIPSEVPGRYTIKLDDHLIWDRKREGHFPEPKELKQKIRDIIAPDRGLGHNDR
- a CDS encoding Hsp20/alpha crystallin family protein, which codes for MESKPKIPQEMLMNIDFINTINGGMSEPAIKLDKGSDGFEVVVKIPGIEVEDLQLEVVKGKRNTNNLKLFHLLPIFSQDNLPEEEQWKTVRFINTFVIPDGVDIEHISAKYDDSLRHLVLFLPYGNEQGDYHRKVDIERW